CGCGCTCTCCAAGCGGCTCAAGGCCCTGTCGGAGCAGCGGCACGCCGCGCAGTAGACCCGACACGCCCGTCGACACCGGGCAAGGCCCTCCAACGGGCCGCCGTGGTCATGGAGTTGGCGCCGTGCTCACGGGGTCGTCGTGGAGACCACGTACACGTGGGGCATCGCCGGATCGCTCAGGTCGACGGTGATGTTCTGCGTGGGGCGTGGGTCCTTCTGCTTGTGCGTGGTGCCCGACCAGACGCGGGTGGGAACGAAGTCCCACCCGACGGTGCGCGAGTCGCGGGGCGCGATGGTGACGTTGCCCTCCTTCAACTCCGAACGGTGCGAGCCCAGTTCGGTGAGGAAGGTGTCGAGCCGGCCGGACGTCACGTTGAACTGCACATACAGACGGCTGGACTTCCAGTTGCTCGTCTCGTAGTAGCGCACGTTCGTGGCGCGTGCGGGGATCGGCACCTCGAAGACCCGCTGCTTCATCCGGGACGGCACGGCGTCCGTGAGCCCCGTCGCCGAGGACTCCAGCTCCTTGTCGAGTCCGCTGCGCCGGCTCTGGCCCGCCGAGATCACCAGATAACCGGCGGGGATGCCGATGAGCAGCACGATCACTATCGCCGTCACCCACCGGCGGCGGACCATATGCCGATGGTTCTCCGGCGGTTTCGGGAGGTCGTCGGGGGTCGACTGTCGGGGCACGGTCATGAAGGAGGTTCCTGGCTGGTGCGAGGGGCTCGGCTGGGACTCGTACGGTGTTCTCGTGGCGGGCCGGACGGCTCCGGCGCGCCGGGCGCCCGCGTCCCCGGCCCGGGCCCTGGCTCCGGTGCTGTTCCCGGTGTCTCGTCCGGCTTCGGCTCGGCTGCGGCGGATTCCTGCCGTTCCCGCACCGCCGCGGCGCGCGACTCCTCGGCCTCGCGCAGCTCCTGCTCCTCGCGCAGGTCCTGCGGCATCCGGCCGGTGCGGATGGCCTCGGCGTACAGCTCGTACTTCTCGTACCGCTCGAGTCTGCGCCGGTTGGCCCGGCGGAAGCGGCGCGCGACGAGCCGGGAGAGGTCGGCCGCGCCGACCATCCCTGCCTCGGGGCCGAGCTGCGCCTTGGCGATACGGGCCTCGGGCCGGTAGCCGCGCCCGGTGAGCTGGCGGCGGAAGGCCTCCCTGGCGGGGCCGATCAGCAGATCGTCCGCCGCGCTGACACCGCCGCCGATGACGAAGCAGGACGGGTCGAGCGCCGCCGCCAGATTGGCGATGCCGACGCCGAGCCACTGGCCGATCTCCTGGAGCAGTTCGACGCACATCGCGTCGCCCTCGCGGGCCAGCTCGGTGATCAGCGGTCCGGTGATGTCGGGGATGTGACCCTTGACGCGTTCGATGAGGTTGTACGCCACCGGGGAGTCTGCGGCGGCCAGCTCCCTGGCCTCCCTGACGAGCGCGTTGCCCGAGCTGTACTGCTCCCAGCAGCCCCGGTTGCCGCACGGGCAGCGGTGTCCGGCGGGCACCACCTGCATATGGCCGAACTCACCGGCCACGCCGTACTTGCCGCGCTTGACCCGGCCGTCCTCCAGTATGGCGCCGCCGATACCTGTGCCGAGCGTGATCATGACGAGGTGGTCCTCGCCGCGTCCGGCGCCGAAGCGCCACTCCGCCCAGGCGGCGGTGTTCGCGTCGTTGTCGACCATCACCGGGACGGCGAGCCGGGAGGAGATCGAGTCCCTGAGCGGTTCGTCGCGCCAGGCGAGGTGCGGGGCGAAGAGGACCTTCGCGCGGTCGGCGTCCACCCAGCCGGCCGCGCCGATGCCCACGGCGTGCACGTCATGCCGGTCGGAGAGGTCGAGCACCAGCTCGACGATGGTGTCCTCGACGACCTTCGGGCTCTTGGACTTGTCCGGCGTCTCGGTGCGGATCTTCTCCAGGATGTTGCCGTCCGGGTCGACGACGCCGGCCATCACCTTCGTACCACCGATGTCGATCCCGACGGTGGGCACTCGCGGCGCGGAGGCGTGCGAGCGGCGTTCGCGGGTGCCGACGGTCCGCAGGACGGTGGCGCGGGCGGAGCCGCGGTGGGTGAGATCACGGTAGGTACTCATCGGACCGGCCCCTTCGGGTGCCGGGGAGCCGCCGTACGCCGGGGGTCCGCCGAGCCGGGGCGGAGGCTGTGACGACACGCTCCGGGCTGTGTCCGTCGGGTCCCGGGGCCGCCGGCCGGACGGTCGGCGCTGCTACCGGAACGCGGCCTGGGTGCTCGCACGTGTCGTGTCGTCCCTGCGGATCGGGGGCGCACCGAACCGGGTGTCCGGGACGGCGGCGGTGGACGGTTGTCCACCACCGCCGATTCTGCCATCCGGGCGGTACGGAGGTCGGTCAGGGCTTGGCGGTGCCGCCGGACGGCGTGCCCTTCCCGTCCTCGTCGACAGGATGACCGCCGCTGTCCACCGGGCGGCCACCGACGTGGGCCGGGGAGGGGGCCTTCGCCAGCTCGTGGCTGAGCTCCTCCAGCTCCGAGCCGCCCGCCATCTGGCGCGTCAGCTCGTCCAGGGTGATTGATTCCTTGGTGTGGCTGCCGGCCATCACACCGCGCTTGAGCAGGACGAACCGGTTGCCGACGAGATACGCGTGGTGCGGGTTGTGGGTGATCAGGACCACGCCGAGTCCCGCGTCGCGCGCGGCGGCCACGTACTTCAGTACGACTCCGGACTGTTTCACGCCCAGCGCGGCGGTCGGCTCGTCCAGGACGAGGACCTTCGCGCCGAAGTGGACGGCGCGGGCGATCGCCACGCACTGCCGTTCGCCGCCGGACAGGGTGCCGATGGGCTGGTCGACGTCGCGCAGGTCGATGCCCATCCGCAGCAGCTCCTCGCGGGTGGTGCGGCGCATCTTCTCGACGTCGAGGCGCTTGAAGGGGCCGACGCCCTTCGTCGGCTCGGAGCCGAGGAAGAAGTTCCGCCAGACCGGCATGAGCGGTACGACGGCGAGGTCCTGGTAGACGGTGGCGATACCCAGGTCCAGAGCCTCGCGCGGCGAGCCGAGCGTGGTCTTGGTGCCCTCGATGAGGAATTCGCCCGCGTCGTGCCGGTGCAGACCCGCGATGATCTTGATGAGGGTGGACTTGCCCGCGCCGTTGTCGCCCAGCACGCAGGTGATCTCGCCCGCGTGCACCTCCAGCGAGACGCCTTCGAGGGCGCGGATGTTGCCGTAGTACTTACTGACGTCGTCCAGTTCGACCAGGGGTGTCGTGGTCGCCGTGCCGCCGGTCATGGGCTTGCTGGGCGTGCTGGGCGTGTCTGTCATCGGGTTGCCTCCGCGCGCTTGCGGACCCATGCGTTGAGCAGGGTGGCCAGAAGGAGCATCGCTCCGAGGAAGAACTTGAACCAGTCCGGGTTCCACTCCGCGTACACGATGCCCTTGCTGGTCATGCCGAAGATGAAGGCACCGACTGCGGAGCCGATCGCCGAGCCGTAACCGCCGGTGATCAGACAGCCGCCGATGACCGCGGCGATGATGTAGATCAGCTCGTTGCCGACGCCCTCGCCGGACTGGACGACGTCGAACGAGAAGAGCAGGTGCTGGCCGGAGACCCAGGCGCAGAAGCCGACGCCCATGTAGAGGCCGATCTTCGTCAGCCGGACCGGGACACCGACGGCGCGGGCGGCCTCGGCGTTGCCGCCGACCGCGAAGATCCAGTTGCCGAAGCGGGTCCGGAGCAGGATCCAGGTCGCCAGCGCGACCAGACCCGCCCACCAGAGGATGGTGACCTTCAACTCGACGCCGCCGAGGTTAAGTTCGGAGGCGAAGAGCTTACGGGCCGATTCGAAGCCCTCCATGTCGCTGATGCTCTTGGTCGAGACGGTGCCGCTGATCAGCTTGGTCAGACCGAGGTTGAGACCGGTGAGCATCAGGAACGTGCCGAGGGTGATGATGAAGCTCGGCAGTTTCGTCCGTGTCAGCATGAAGCCGTTGAACACCCCGATGGCCAGGGTGACCAGCAGGGACACGAACACGCCGACCCAGATGTTGGCCGTCATCTGGTAGCTGAACATCGAGGAGATCAGCGCCGAGCTGGTGACCAGCACACCGGCGGACAGGTCGAACTCGCCACCGATCATCAGCAGCGCCACCGGCACCGCCATGATCCCGATCGTCGACGCCGCGTACAGGACGGTGCCGAAGCTGGATGTCTTGAGGAACGAGTCGGCGACGACGGCGAAGAAGAGGAACACCGCCAGGGCGCCGACGACCGCGCCC
This window of the Streptomyces niveus genome carries:
- a CDS encoding ATP-binding cassette domain-containing protein; translation: MTDTPSTPSKPMTGGTATTTPLVELDDVSKYYGNIRALEGVSLEVHAGEITCVLGDNGAGKSTLIKIIAGLHRHDAGEFLIEGTKTTLGSPREALDLGIATVYQDLAVVPLMPVWRNFFLGSEPTKGVGPFKRLDVEKMRRTTREELLRMGIDLRDVDQPIGTLSGGERQCVAIARAVHFGAKVLVLDEPTAALGVKQSGVVLKYVAAARDAGLGVVLITHNPHHAYLVGNRFVLLKRGVMAGSHTKESITLDELTRQMAGGSELEELSHELAKAPSPAHVGGRPVDSGGHPVDEDGKGTPSGGTAKP
- a CDS encoding ABC transporter permease, with protein sequence MTTTAPPVKDRPGDGGHGSPAKDERLLGDSPLRKLLGRPELGAVVGALAVFLFFAVVADSFLKTSSFGTVLYAASTIGIMAVPVALLMIGGEFDLSAGVLVTSSALISSMFSYQMTANIWVGVFVSLLVTLAIGVFNGFMLTRTKLPSFIITLGTFLMLTGLNLGLTKLISGTVSTKSISDMEGFESARKLFASELNLGGVELKVTILWWAGLVALATWILLRTRFGNWIFAVGGNAEAARAVGVPVRLTKIGLYMGVGFCAWVSGQHLLFSFDVVQSGEGVGNELIYIIAAVIGGCLITGGYGSAIGSAVGAFIFGMTSKGIVYAEWNPDWFKFFLGAMLLLATLLNAWVRKRAEATR